From a single Candidatus Baltobacteraceae bacterium genomic region:
- the rimI gene encoding ribosomal protein S18-alanine N-acetyltransferase → MKAELSRAPAERPEPLTISPMTPADISDVLTIERASFATTWPADAFYNELHTNKLAHYFVGRIAGKIVAYGGIWVIFEDSHITTIAVDPALRGRRYGERLVLYLLDDAIARGASWMTLEVRESNVGAQQLYRKYGFTTVTTRKGYYSDNNENAMVMWAGNLKGELFRARLDALRSRLA, encoded by the coding sequence ATGAAAGCCGAACTCTCGCGCGCACCGGCAGAACGCCCCGAGCCGCTGACCATCTCACCGATGACGCCCGCCGACATCAGCGACGTATTGACGATCGAACGCGCCTCCTTCGCAACCACCTGGCCGGCCGACGCCTTCTATAACGAGTTGCACACCAACAAGTTGGCGCACTATTTCGTCGGACGGATAGCGGGTAAGATCGTCGCGTACGGCGGCATTTGGGTGATTTTCGAGGACTCGCACATTACGACGATCGCGGTCGATCCCGCGCTGCGCGGCCGGCGCTACGGCGAGAGGTTGGTGCTGTATCTGCTCGATGACGCGATCGCGCGCGGTGCTTCGTGGATGACGCTCGAAGTGCGCGAGAGCAACGTCGGGGCACAGCAGCTCTACCGGAAATACGGCTTCACCACGGTGACGACGCGCAAGGGCTATTACAGCGACAACAACGAGAACGCCATGGTGATGTGGGCAGGCAACCTCAAGGGCGAACTCTTCCGCGCGCGCCTGGACGCGCTGCGCTCGCGTCTGGCATAG
- the tsaB gene encoding tRNA (adenosine(37)-N6)-threonylcarbamoyltransferase complex dimerization subunit type 1 TsaB has translation MIVLGLDGALGGFSAAVAREGAVLAARALDGAVALESGLGSLADVMRDAGVAPSALDRLAVGIGPGGFTGLRIAVTYAKSLAQAWELPLAPISSFDALEFGRPLTTVLTVVVGRTGVISARYRSPGGLARASGRIGEVLFEVLRDAAPGELPVVGAPEDVLCALAEGGWVVNAMAPLVTPPAAAVALAGAHACVAASAHEVRADYGERAAAKVPRFVSTRRTR, from the coding sequence GTGATCGTCCTCGGTTTGGACGGCGCGCTCGGCGGCTTCTCGGCGGCCGTCGCACGCGAAGGTGCGGTGCTGGCGGCGCGGGCGCTCGACGGCGCGGTCGCGCTCGAATCGGGCTTGGGCTCCCTCGCCGACGTCATGCGGGACGCAGGGGTCGCACCGTCCGCGCTCGACCGGCTCGCCGTTGGAATCGGCCCCGGCGGGTTCACCGGCCTGCGCATCGCGGTGACGTATGCGAAATCGCTGGCCCAAGCATGGGAACTGCCGCTCGCTCCGATCTCCTCGTTCGACGCGCTCGAATTCGGGCGCCCGCTGACGACCGTGCTGACGGTGGTCGTCGGCCGAACCGGCGTCATCTCCGCCCGCTATCGCTCGCCGGGAGGCCTTGCGCGCGCCTCGGGGCGGATCGGCGAGGTCCTCTTCGAGGTTCTGCGGGACGCGGCACCGGGCGAATTGCCGGTGGTCGGCGCGCCGGAGGACGTGCTCTGCGCCCTCGCCGAAGGCGGGTGGGTTGTGAATGCCATGGCGCCGCTCGTGACGCCGCCCGCAGCAGCCGTCGCGCTCGCGGGTGCGCATGCGTGCGTGGCTGCGAGCGCGCACGAAGTGCGCGCCGATTACGGTGAGCGCGCCGCCGCGAAGGTTCCTCGCTTCGTTTCCACCCGACGGACCCGATGA
- the tsaE gene encoding tRNA (adenosine(37)-N6)-threonylcarbamoyltransferase complex ATPase subunit type 1 TsaE — translation MPDRFAAPARQTFPSLPAFEAFAEEFARALQPGDVIALSGELGSGKTTFVRAAVRARHGQDQTSSPTFTFWHRYAGEPPIDHLDLYRVQDPAELRELGLDEVFDARSIVFVEWWTHAPGLLPLHRYEITIAGSGDSPRIVDVNVP, via the coding sequence ATGCCCGATAGGTTCGCCGCGCCGGCACGGCAGACTTTCCCCTCGTTGCCCGCCTTTGAAGCCTTTGCGGAAGAATTCGCGCGCGCGCTGCAGCCGGGCGACGTGATCGCGCTCTCGGGCGAACTCGGCTCAGGAAAAACGACCTTCGTCCGGGCAGCCGTGCGGGCGCGCCATGGGCAGGATCAGACCTCGAGTCCAACCTTCACGTTTTGGCACCGCTACGCGGGGGAACCGCCGATCGACCACCTCGACCTCTACCGGGTACAAGACCCGGCGGAACTCCGGGAACTTGGTCTGGACGAGGTTTTCGACGCGCGTTCGATCGTCTTCGTGGAATGGTGGACCCATGCGCCCGGTCTTCTGCCGCTGCATCGGTACGAGATCACGATCGCCGGATCGGGCGATTCGCCGCGCATCGTCGACGTGAACGTTCCGTGA
- the gyrA gene encoding DNA gyrase subunit A, with the protein MHNDIVQQVNVEDEMRESYLSYAMSVIASRALPDVRDGLKPVQRRILYAMRDMGMDPTKQHRKCAGIIGEVLKSYHPHGDSSVYDALVRMAQDFTLRYPLVDGHGNFGSIDPDSPAAYRYTEARLARVALEMLADIEKETVPFVPNFDNQGTEPSVLPGRLPQLLLNGSSGIAVGMATNIPPHNLGEIADAIALLIDDPNTSDDDLANLVKGPDFPTGGSILGTEAIREAYRTGRGSITMRGKAEIIEEKGRHKIVITEIPYQVYKGRIVEAIAEAHTEKKIQGIARLDDLSNRKGMKVVVELQKSATPKVVLNQLFKHTPLQSSFGFNMLALVPVGERRVDGSVALEPQVLNLKQLLEHFITHRKDVITRRTRYDLRKAEERRHLLEGYRIALDNIDAVIEIVRGSQTADEAKTKLSAHFELSDIQSQAIVDMRLRTLVGLERQKIEDEYAELLKTIAELEDILRSERRVAQIVKSETLELKKKYGDERRTDVQPAEDEISMEQLVPNVDVVVTYTVGGYIKRVGIDTFRTQNRGGRGVTGIANLKREDVVRNFFVTKTHDHVLFFTNKGRAYRLRGYEIPDTTRTARGTALVNLLTLPPGEEVTAVFPIHEFVAGRYMVMVTDKGVIKKTPLSEFANVRRNGLNAINLDDGDELLAVDLSNGTHDIILASSAGMAVHFNERDVRPMGRNARGVKAMTLDEGDTIVAMDVIEDERREVLLVTSKAFGKRTPIEDYRHTSRGGKGVKAFAREREDIGQVLDQIMVAPEDQILMITSGNQVIRLKVADIRKAGRSTKGVRLQRLGEGDEVIAITNLGKQAEQVTDITGEPAEIEG; encoded by the coding sequence ATGCACAACGATATCGTTCAACAGGTCAACGTCGAAGACGAAATGCGGGAGAGCTATCTCTCGTATGCCATGTCGGTCATCGCCTCGCGGGCACTGCCCGACGTGCGCGACGGCCTCAAGCCCGTGCAGCGCCGCATCCTCTACGCGATGCGCGACATGGGAATGGATCCGACCAAACAGCACCGCAAGTGCGCCGGTATCATCGGCGAGGTGCTCAAGAGCTATCACCCACATGGCGACAGTTCGGTCTACGACGCGCTCGTGCGCATGGCGCAAGATTTCACGTTGCGCTACCCGCTGGTCGACGGACACGGCAACTTCGGATCGATCGACCCCGACTCGCCGGCAGCCTACCGCTATACCGAAGCACGGCTTGCGCGCGTCGCGCTCGAGATGCTCGCCGACATCGAAAAAGAAACGGTTCCGTTCGTTCCCAACTTCGATAACCAGGGAACCGAACCGAGCGTGCTGCCGGGCAGGCTCCCGCAACTCTTGCTCAACGGCTCGAGCGGTATCGCGGTCGGCATGGCGACCAACATTCCGCCGCACAACTTAGGCGAGATCGCCGATGCGATCGCGCTGCTGATCGACGATCCGAACACGAGCGACGACGACCTTGCCAACCTAGTCAAGGGCCCGGACTTTCCGACCGGCGGTTCCATTCTCGGCACCGAAGCGATTCGCGAAGCGTATCGCACCGGCCGCGGTTCGATCACGATGCGCGGCAAAGCCGAAATCATCGAGGAGAAGGGCCGCCACAAGATCGTGATCACGGAGATTCCGTATCAGGTCTACAAAGGCCGCATCGTCGAGGCGATCGCCGAAGCGCACACCGAGAAGAAAATTCAGGGCATCGCGCGGCTTGACGATCTCTCCAACCGTAAGGGCATGAAGGTCGTGGTCGAGCTGCAGAAGAGCGCGACGCCGAAAGTCGTGCTCAACCAGCTCTTCAAGCACACGCCGCTGCAGTCGAGTTTCGGCTTCAATATGCTCGCGCTGGTGCCGGTGGGCGAGCGGCGCGTTGACGGCTCGGTCGCGCTCGAACCGCAGGTGCTCAACCTCAAGCAGCTGCTCGAGCACTTCATCACCCACCGCAAAGACGTCATCACGCGGCGTACGCGCTACGATCTGCGTAAAGCCGAGGAACGCCGGCACCTGCTCGAAGGCTACCGGATCGCGCTCGACAACATCGATGCGGTCATCGAGATCGTGCGCGGCAGTCAGACGGCCGATGAAGCCAAGACGAAACTTTCGGCGCACTTCGAGCTCTCCGACATTCAGTCGCAAGCGATCGTCGACATGCGTCTGCGCACGCTTGTCGGTCTCGAACGGCAGAAGATCGAAGACGAGTACGCCGAGCTGCTCAAGACGATCGCAGAATTGGAAGATATTCTGCGCAGCGAACGGCGCGTCGCGCAAATCGTCAAGAGCGAGACGCTCGAACTCAAAAAGAAATACGGCGACGAGCGCCGCACCGACGTGCAGCCGGCCGAGGACGAGATCTCGATGGAGCAGCTCGTCCCCAACGTCGACGTGGTCGTCACGTATACGGTCGGCGGTTACATCAAGCGCGTCGGCATCGATACCTTCCGCACGCAAAACCGCGGAGGCCGCGGCGTGACCGGCATCGCGAACCTCAAACGCGAGGACGTGGTGCGCAACTTCTTCGTGACCAAGACGCACGATCACGTGCTCTTCTTCACCAACAAGGGTCGCGCGTATCGCTTGCGCGGCTACGAGATCCCCGATACGACGCGCACCGCGCGCGGCACGGCGCTGGTCAACCTGCTCACGCTCCCGCCGGGCGAAGAGGTTACCGCGGTCTTCCCGATCCACGAATTCGTGGCTGGGCGCTACATGGTGATGGTAACCGACAAGGGCGTGATCAAGAAGACCCCGCTCTCCGAGTTCGCCAACGTGCGCCGCAACGGCCTCAACGCGATCAACCTCGACGACGGCGACGAACTGCTGGCGGTCGACCTCTCGAACGGCACGCACGACATCATCCTGGCAAGCTCGGCCGGCATGGCCGTGCATTTCAACGAGAGGGACGTGCGGCCGATGGGCCGCAATGCGCGCGGCGTGAAGGCGATGACACTCGACGAGGGCGATACGATCGTCGCGATGGACGTGATCGAAGACGAACGGCGCGAAGTGCTGCTCGTTACCTCGAAGGCGTTCGGCAAGCGCACGCCGATCGAGGATTATCGCCACACCTCGCGCGGCGGTAAAGGTGTCAAGGCGTTCGCGCGCGAGCGCGAAGACATCGGCCAAGTGCTCGATCAGATCATGGTCGCGCCGGAGGACCAGATCCTCATGATCACGAGCGGCAATCAGGTGATTCGGCTCAAAGTCGCCGACATCCGCAAGGCCGGGCGTTCGACCAAGGGCGTCCGGCTGCAGCGCCTCGGCGAGGGCGACGAAGTCATCGCGATCACGAACCTCGGCAAGCAGGCCGAACAGGTCACCGATATCACCGGCGAGCCGGCAGAGATCGAGGGCTAG
- the trxA gene encoding thioredoxin produces MSALADVGQTNFQDEVLGSKEPVLVDFWAPWCGPCKMLSPVVEKVASANSGKAKFVKLNTDDNPNIAGQYQVSGIPCLILFKDGKPVDRIVGYVPENVITGMLAKHVA; encoded by the coding sequence ATGAGTGCTTTAGCAGACGTCGGCCAGACGAATTTCCAGGACGAGGTGCTCGGCAGCAAAGAGCCGGTGCTCGTCGATTTTTGGGCCCCGTGGTGCGGCCCGTGTAAGATGCTCTCGCCGGTCGTTGAGAAGGTTGCTTCGGCGAACAGCGGCAAGGCGAAGTTCGTCAAGCTGAACACCGACGACAATCCGAACATCGCCGGCCAGTACCAGGTCTCGGGTATCCCGTGCCTGATCCTGTTCAAGGACGGCAAGCCGGTCGACCGTATCGTCGGATACGTCCCCGAAAACGTCATTACGGGGATGCTGGCTAAGCACGTAGCGTAA
- the selA gene encoding L-seryl-tRNA(Sec) selenium transferase has product MSKRQIPAVNKLLEDPSVAPYEVLVGRDALRELIAAELDRVRAAESTAPFEAIVEHLLVRLQAHASASLHPVVNATGVLLHTNLGRAPVAAPAFDQACAIAQGYSNLEFDLDAGERGSRYEHAGELLRRITGAQDALVVNNCAAAILLILDTFARGGEVVLARNQLIEIGGGFRLPDVLARSGARLIEVGTTNKIYLHDYERALSPKTMLLMRSHQSNYSIEGFVHDVAPAELAALGRRMGVAVVEDLGSGALVDLREYGLPHERTVQDALADGISLVAFSGDKLLGGPQAGIIAGTRAHVARLRSNPLLRALRVDKVTLALLSATLRLYASKESRELIPFYRMLALSLESLRARAARIAATVPALDVVETEGRVGGGSLPHARIASIGLARRSERPDALAARLRAGNPPVVARIDGERVVLDLRTVEPEHDDAIGTALARLGPAL; this is encoded by the coding sequence ATGTCTAAACGTCAGATCCCGGCCGTCAACAAACTGCTCGAAGATCCGTCCGTTGCGCCCTACGAGGTTCTCGTGGGGCGCGATGCGTTGCGCGAGCTGATCGCGGCCGAGCTCGATCGCGTGCGTGCGGCCGAGAGCACGGCACCGTTCGAGGCGATCGTGGAGCACCTGCTCGTCCGGCTTCAAGCGCACGCGTCGGCGAGTTTGCACCCGGTGGTGAACGCCACCGGCGTTCTCCTCCACACGAACCTGGGCCGGGCGCCGGTCGCCGCACCCGCATTCGACCAAGCTTGCGCGATCGCACAAGGATATTCGAATCTCGAATTCGATCTGGACGCGGGCGAACGCGGCTCGCGCTACGAGCATGCCGGTGAGCTGCTGCGCCGCATCACCGGTGCGCAGGACGCGCTCGTGGTCAACAATTGCGCTGCAGCGATTTTGCTGATTCTGGATACGTTCGCGCGCGGAGGCGAGGTCGTGCTCGCGCGCAATCAATTGATCGAGATCGGTGGCGGTTTCCGCCTGCCCGACGTGCTGGCTCGCAGCGGCGCGAGATTGATCGAAGTCGGCACGACGAACAAAATCTACCTCCACGACTACGAACGCGCGCTCTCGCCGAAGACGATGCTGCTGATGCGCTCGCATCAATCGAACTATTCGATCGAAGGTTTCGTGCACGACGTGGCGCCGGCGGAGCTGGCCGCGCTCGGACGGCGCATGGGCGTCGCGGTGGTCGAAGATCTCGGCAGCGGTGCCCTGGTCGACCTGCGCGAGTACGGACTTCCGCACGAACGCACCGTACAGGACGCGCTCGCCGACGGCATCTCGCTGGTCGCGTTCTCCGGCGACAAATTGCTGGGCGGGCCGCAAGCGGGCATCATTGCCGGCACACGCGCGCACGTGGCGCGCCTGCGCTCGAATCCGTTGCTTCGCGCACTGCGCGTCGACAAGGTGACGCTGGCGCTGCTCTCGGCGACGCTGCGTCTGTACGCAAGCAAAGAATCGCGCGAGCTGATTCCGTTCTATCGCATGCTCGCACTCTCGCTCGAGAGCTTGCGTGCGCGGGCCGCGCGCATTGCGGCAACGGTTCCGGCGCTCGACGTCGTGGAAACCGAAGGGCGCGTCGGCGGCGGCTCGCTCCCGCACGCCCGCATCGCTTCGATCGGCCTTGCGCGCAGGAGCGAGCGGCCCGATGCGCTCGCGGCGCGGCTGCGAGCCGGCAATCCGCCGGTCGTCGCGCGAATCGACGGCGAACGTGTTGTGCTCGATCTGCGCACGGTCGAACCTGAACACGACGACGCCATCGGCACCGCGCTTGCACGCCTCGGCCCGGCCCTCTAG
- a CDS encoding amino acid permease — MKGLFARQPLAWTSREHEGPRLRRTLGWPALTAIGLGTMLGGIFPTIGAGAHAAGPGVILAYVLSGLVSLCVALCYAEFASMVPVAGSAYTYAYATLGEVVAWVIGWDLILEYGLSVAPTASSWSAYAQQLLGSVGITLPAWAQTGSILSGQIDVVAALVVIGITVLVAIGIRESANVNGALVVFQIVTMLVFIGATFHAVHAAYLRPFAPHGFHGILASTALVFYAYIGFDTVTVASEEANDPVRHVPVGIILALIIGALLYVALTFFTVAALPYQKLSGGAAMLDALKAATTNPVLFWIVALGGVAGNTTVAVTSLLGQIRIFYVMARDRMLPPGVAKIHPRFRTPARMTLITGGIVAVLAATLPLSDLLDFVNIGTLSAFAIVCAGVLVLRVVQPDAHRPFRVPFVWLFTIGGALSCLLLITGLSLPTWIRFALWFAIGIAIYAVYGYRKSRLRTPLPP, encoded by the coding sequence GTGAAAGGACTCTTCGCGCGGCAGCCGCTCGCGTGGACTTCGCGCGAGCACGAAGGGCCCAGGTTGCGCCGCACGCTGGGCTGGCCCGCGCTCACCGCGATCGGCCTGGGCACGATGCTCGGCGGCATCTTTCCCACCATCGGCGCCGGCGCGCACGCGGCCGGCCCGGGCGTCATCCTCGCCTACGTGCTTTCCGGCTTGGTCAGTCTCTGCGTTGCGCTCTGCTACGCCGAGTTTGCCTCGATGGTGCCGGTCGCCGGCAGCGCGTATACGTACGCATACGCGACGCTCGGCGAAGTGGTCGCATGGGTGATCGGATGGGATCTGATTCTCGAATACGGTCTTTCGGTCGCGCCGACTGCGTCATCGTGGTCGGCGTACGCTCAGCAGTTGCTCGGCTCGGTCGGCATCACGCTCCCGGCGTGGGCGCAAACAGGCTCGATCCTCTCCGGACAGATCGACGTCGTCGCGGCGCTCGTCGTCATCGGCATTACGGTTCTGGTCGCAATCGGCATCCGTGAATCGGCCAACGTCAACGGCGCATTGGTCGTGTTTCAGATCGTCACGATGCTGGTCTTCATCGGCGCCACCTTCCACGCCGTACACGCAGCCTATCTGCGCCCATTTGCGCCGCACGGTTTCCACGGGATTCTCGCGAGCACGGCGCTCGTCTTCTACGCGTACATCGGCTTCGATACGGTTACGGTGGCCTCGGAGGAAGCGAACGACCCTGTGCGCCACGTGCCGGTGGGCATCATTCTCGCGCTTATCATCGGCGCGTTGCTCTATGTTGCCCTGACGTTCTTCACCGTCGCGGCGCTGCCGTACCAGAAGCTCAGCGGCGGTGCGGCGATGCTGGATGCGCTCAAGGCGGCGACCACAAACCCGGTACTCTTCTGGATCGTCGCGCTGGGCGGCGTGGCCGGAAACACGACGGTCGCGGTTACGTCGTTGCTCGGCCAGATTCGGATCTTTTACGTGATGGCGCGCGATCGCATGCTGCCGCCCGGCGTCGCCAAGATTCATCCGCGCTTTCGCACCCCGGCGCGCATGACGCTGATCACCGGCGGTATCGTCGCCGTCCTGGCGGCAACGCTGCCGCTCTCCGACCTGCTCGATTTCGTCAATATCGGGACGCTCTCGGCCTTCGCCATCGTGTGCGCCGGCGTGCTGGTGCTGCGGGTCGTGCAACCGGATGCGCACCGCCCCTTTCGCGTGCCGTTCGTATGGCTCTTCACGATCGGGGGCGCACTCTCGTGCTTGCTCTTGATCACCGGCCTCTCGCTGCCGACGTGGATCCGCTTTGCCCTATGGTTCGCGATCGGCATCGCGATCTACGCCGTCTACGGGTATCGCAAGAGCCGGCTGCGAACGCCATTGCCACCGTAG
- the selB gene encoding selenocysteine-specific translation elongation factor produces the protein MHIIGTAGHVDHGKSSLVLALTGTNPDRWLEEQERGMTLDLGFAHLRFEDGIEAGIVDVPGHERFLHNMLAGAAGMELLLLVVAADDGVMPQTIEHLQILRYLNVKRIVVALTKVDLISPERRDEASRRVREQLGDTIARDAVIFAVSSVTGENLDMLKIALHDALAALPSREPHAPAYLPIDRVFVLPGRGTIVTGTLMQGRIAAGDSMALDPPGERVRARSLHVFGAARDAATGGTRVALNLPGIERAQIGRGAVLADPAFSARANFAVRFSALRDALPLIRRRTHVRAHIGSAEILGTLVIERPPADEGVVDAQLFLRRSVLAFPGVRFVLRRVSPKTLLGGGEIVALEGEAPAPSSDDHGVIRALLAQHGLEPQDVAAVAFAANVREEVAQNALSELAERGEAVALARPAAYLDAAAFTGFGARVVDALETRQRDEPWSMGVTSLALARLLTIDEPLVIRLLAALVEEGRIVQRHGYYATTDHQPKLSPEQRAFFEENVPLDPAIPFLPVAFDDLAAQVKCSEITGLKKAFDTLLARGVLVKIGDALYRGTQIERAHERIETFIASNGPMTMAQFRDLLGTSRKFAVPLLEWFDARGITVRTGDLRALRARKGAREQLV, from the coding sequence ATGCACATCATCGGAACCGCCGGGCACGTCGATCACGGCAAGTCCTCGCTCGTGTTGGCGCTGACCGGAACCAATCCCGATCGCTGGCTCGAAGAGCAAGAGCGCGGGATGACCCTCGACCTGGGCTTTGCGCATCTGCGCTTCGAGGACGGAATCGAGGCGGGGATCGTCGACGTTCCCGGGCACGAGCGCTTTCTGCACAACATGCTCGCCGGCGCCGCCGGGATGGAACTGCTCTTGCTGGTCGTGGCCGCCGACGACGGCGTGATGCCGCAGACGATCGAGCACCTGCAGATTCTGCGATACCTCAATGTCAAGCGGATCGTGGTCGCGCTCACCAAAGTCGACCTGATTTCGCCGGAGCGGCGGGATGAAGCGTCGAGGCGCGTTCGCGAGCAACTCGGCGACACGATCGCGCGCGACGCGGTCATCTTCGCGGTGTCGAGCGTCACCGGTGAAAATCTCGACATGCTGAAAATCGCGTTGCACGATGCGCTGGCGGCGCTGCCCTCGCGCGAACCGCACGCGCCGGCCTACCTGCCGATCGATCGCGTCTTCGTGTTGCCGGGGCGCGGGACGATCGTAACCGGTACGCTGATGCAAGGCCGAATCGCGGCCGGCGATTCGATGGCACTCGATCCGCCCGGCGAGCGCGTGCGGGCGCGCAGTTTGCACGTCTTCGGCGCCGCGCGCGATGCGGCAACCGGCGGAACGCGCGTGGCGTTAAATTTGCCCGGGATCGAGCGCGCGCAGATCGGACGCGGCGCGGTGCTGGCCGATCCCGCATTCTCGGCGCGCGCGAATTTCGCCGTACGATTCTCCGCGCTGCGTGACGCGCTGCCGCTGATCCGCCGGCGCACGCACGTGCGCGCGCACATCGGATCCGCCGAGATCCTCGGTACGCTCGTGATCGAGCGGCCGCCGGCGGACGAGGGCGTCGTCGACGCGCAGCTCTTCCTGCGCCGGAGCGTGCTCGCATTTCCGGGCGTGCGCTTCGTGCTGCGCCGCGTCTCGCCCAAGACGCTGCTCGGCGGCGGCGAGATCGTCGCGCTCGAGGGCGAGGCGCCCGCGCCGTCGAGCGACGATCACGGCGTGATTCGCGCGCTGCTTGCTCAGCACGGGCTCGAACCGCAAGATGTTGCCGCGGTTGCCTTTGCCGCCAACGTGCGCGAGGAGGTCGCGCAGAACGCCCTGAGCGAGCTGGCGGAACGCGGCGAGGCGGTCGCGCTCGCGCGACCGGCCGCCTATCTGGACGCAGCGGCGTTCACGGGATTCGGCGCGCGGGTCGTCGACGCGCTCGAGACGCGGCAGCGCGACGAGCCCTGGTCGATGGGCGTGACCTCTCTCGCACTCGCGCGCCTTCTTACGATCGATGAACCGCTCGTGATCCGCTTGCTCGCCGCACTCGTCGAAGAGGGCCGCATCGTGCAGCGCCACGGCTACTACGCGACCACCGACCATCAGCCCAAACTCTCACCCGAACAGCGCGCATTCTTCGAGGAGAACGTCCCGCTCGACCCCGCGATCCCGTTCCTTCCGGTTGCGTTCGACGATCTTGCAGCGCAGGTGAAGTGTTCGGAGATCACCGGACTCAAGAAGGCCTTTGATACATTGCTCGCCCGCGGCGTGCTGGTGAAGATCGGTGATGCTCTGTATCGCGGAACGCAGATCGAACGCGCCCACGAACGCATCGAGACGTTCATCGCGAGCAACGGTCCGATGACGATGGCCCAGTTTCGCGACTTGCTTGGAACGTCGCGTAAGTTTGCGGTTCCCCTGCTGGAATGGTTCGACGCGCGCGGAATCACCGTGCGTACCGGCGATCTGCGCGCGCTGCGCGCGCGAAAAGGCGCGCGGGAACAGCTCGTATAA
- a CDS encoding adenosine deaminase produces the protein MIDLRRLPKAELHLHIEGTLEPELIFTIARRNGVDPGYPSVDALREAYHFTDLQSFLNLYYAGMRVLRTQRDYYDLATGYLERAAAQGVRHAEIFFDPQAHTQRGISFAVVLEGLSAALDSARERHGITSHLILCFLRDLPVESAMATLDQAIPFRDRIVAVGLDSAEIGNPPAKFLTVFDRARAEGFLTVAHAGEEGPPEYVWEALDLLHVSRIDHGVRALEDPQLVERLRRQRVPLTVCPFSNVKLRVVSDLAHHPLKRMLAAGLLATVNSDDPAYFGGYVTANLEGAAVALGLSEHDVITLAKNSFEASFIDDASKRIHLEEIDRMINAARA, from the coding sequence GTGATCGATCTCCGGCGACTTCCCAAGGCCGAACTCCATCTCCACATCGAAGGCACTCTCGAACCCGAACTGATCTTCACCATCGCCCGGCGTAACGGTGTCGATCCCGGCTATCCTTCGGTCGACGCGTTGCGCGAGGCGTATCACTTCACCGATCTGCAGTCATTTCTGAACTTGTACTACGCCGGTATGCGCGTCCTGCGCACGCAGCGCGACTACTACGATCTCGCTACCGGCTACCTCGAACGTGCGGCGGCGCAAGGCGTGCGCCACGCCGAGATCTTCTTCGATCCGCAGGCCCACACGCAACGCGGCATCTCGTTCGCGGTCGTGCTCGAAGGTCTGAGCGCGGCGCTCGATTCGGCGCGCGAGCGGCACGGCATCACCTCGCACCTGATCCTGTGTTTCTTGCGCGACCTGCCGGTTGAATCGGCGATGGCGACGCTCGATCAAGCGATCCCGTTTCGCGATCGAATCGTCGCGGTCGGACTCGATTCGGCTGAGATCGGCAACCCGCCGGCGAAATTCTTGACGGTCTTCGATCGCGCGCGTGCCGAGGGCTTCTTGACCGTCGCGCACGCCGGCGAGGAGGGCCCGCCGGAATACGTGTGGGAGGCGCTGGATTTGCTGCACGTATCGCGCATCGATCACGGCGTCCGCGCGCTGGAAGACCCGCAATTGGTCGAGCGTCTTCGCCGCCAGCGCGTTCCGCTGACCGTGTGCCCCTTCTCGAACGTCAAGTTGCGCGTGGTCAGTGACCTCGCCCACCATCCGCTCAAGCGCATGTTGGCCGCGGGACTGCTCGCGACCGTGAACTCCGATGACCCCGCCTACTTTGGGGGCTACGTCACCGCGAACTTGGAAGGCGCAGCGGTTGCGCTGGGGCTTTCGGAGCATGACGTGATCACGCTCGCCAAAAATTCGTTCGAGGCGTCGTTCATCGACGATGCGAGCAAACGAATACATCTCGAAGAGATCGACCGCATGATCAATGCCGCACGAGCGTGA